Proteins from a genomic interval of Dermacentor variabilis isolate Ectoservices chromosome 8, ASM5094787v1, whole genome shotgun sequence:
- the LOC142590745 gene encoding uncharacterized protein LOC142590745 has product MRSHTGEKPYQCPSCSQSFLRKNTLNQHLRIHTGEKPFKCPSCSRSFSLKVHLKAHLRTHTGEKPYQCSVCSRSFSSGWYMKAHMRSHTDEKPYHCPSCSQTFLVKGHLEAHLLSHTDEKPYQCPSCSQRFKLKSSLQKHMKREAISMPTQPSEILVAECPEDTPNKGDLMVPVTLQDTSSLCFNHMVVYLISNLLLPVLACTSSDVSLVQASPCHEYGAATCHPLPGFNISPFGSASPFEYDLPVLQPSWKESSPSTALPAIKQQPPSTQLCGPGDCTLVQFPNRFALTMQMVVYLISNLLLPVLAWALSDASSVQASPCHGDGAATCHALPGFNTSPFRSASPFEYDLPVLQPSWKESSPSTALPAIKQPPPSIQLCGPGDYTLVQFANRFALAMQRQGLVFLHPLPNVTTQGKDVTFKYNLKVHLRTHTGEKPYRCPSCARSFTHKCSLDYHLHTHTGEKPYHCTSCSQSFSRKGRLRTHVITTHTSEKPYQCASCSRGFVYRYRFIDHLRSHTGEKPYQCPSCSQSFSRKGHLKGHLRTHTGEKPYQCPSCSQSFSESSNLRKHEARSHFSAHSAV; this is encoded by the exons ATGCGcagccacacaggcgagaagccatatcagtgtccttcatgctctcagagcttcttaCGAAAGAACACCCTTAATCAGCACCTGCgcatccacacaggcgagaagccatttaagtgcccttcatgctctcgaaGCTTCTCACTCAAGGTccacctgaaagcccacctgcgcacccacacaggcgagaagccatatcagtgctctgtatgctctcggagcttctcaagcGGGTGGTACATGAAAGCCCATATGCGCAGCCACACAGATGAGAAGCCATATCATTGCCCATCATGCTCTCAGACATTCTTGGTAAAGGGCCACCTGGAAGCCCACCTGCTCAGCCACACAgacgagaagccatatcagtgcccttcatgctctcagaggtTCAAACTGAAGTCCAGCCTCCAAAAACACATGAAGCgggaagccatttcaatgcccacTCAGCCTTCAGAGATTCTCGTTGCAGAATGCCCTGAAGACACACC GAACAAAGGGGATCTGATGGTGCCAGTTACGCTGCAGGACACCTCCTCACTGTGCTTCAACCAT ATGGTCGTCTATCTCATCTCCAACCTGCTGCTTCCTGTTCTGGCATGCACATCCTCGGATGTCTCGTTAGTGCAGGCTTCCCCTTGTCATGAATACGGGGCGGCCACGTGCCATCCTTTGCCTGGTTTCAACATATCACCATTTGGATCTGCCTCACCGTTTGAATACGACCTACCGGTTCTGCAGCCATCTTGGAAAGAATCATCGCCATCTACAGCCCTACCAGCTATAAAGCAACAACCACCGTCGACGCAGCTATGTGGGCCCGGTGACTGTACCTTGGTGCAGTTCCCTAACCGCTTTGCCCTCACCATGCAGATGGTCGTCTATCTCATCTCCAACCTGCTGCTTCCTGTTCTGGCATGGGCATTGTCGGATGCCTCGTCAGTGCAGGCTTCCCCTTGTCACGGAGACGGGGCGGCCACCTGTCATGCTTTGCCTGGTTTCAACACATCACCATTTCGATCTGCCTCTCCGTTTGAATACGACCTACCGGTTCTGCAGCCATCTTGGAAAGAATCATCGCCATCGACAGCCCTACCAGCTATAAAGCAACCACCACCGTCGATACAGCTCTGTGGGCCCGGTGACTATACCTTGGTGCAGTTCGCTAACCGCTTTGCTCTCGCCATGCAG CGTCAGGGCCTTGTGTTTCTCCATCCACTGCCAAACGTCACAACTCAAGGCAAGGATGTCACCT TCAAATACAACTTAAAAGttcacctgcgcacccacacaggcgagaaaccATATCGATGCCCTTCATGTGCTCGGAGCTTCACACACAAGTGTTCTCTGGATTACCACCTGCACACTCACACTGGAGAGAAGCCGTATCACTGCACTTCATgttctcagagcttctcacgcaAGGGTAGGCTGCGTACCCATGTGATCACCACCCACACcagcgagaagccatatcagtgcgcTTCATGCTCTCGTGGCTTTGTATACAGATACCGCTTTATTGATCACCTGCGAagccacacaggcgagaagccatatcagtgtccttcatgctctcagagcttctcacgcaAGGGTCACCTGAAAggccacctgcgcacccacacaggcgagaagccatatcagtgcccttcttgctctcagagcttctcagaaAGCAGTAACCTTAGGAAACAcgaggcgagaagccatttcagtgcccacTCTGCCGTCTGA